A section of the Paracoccaceae bacterium genome encodes:
- a CDS encoding glutamine amidotransferase: MCGIVGLFLKDAALQPRLGEMLTDMLVTMSDRGPDSAGIAIYGPDGANGKLTVQSESPDADFATLAADLGTAIDATITLRRKDTHAVLEMPADKISAARQALGELNPALRVMSAGDTIEIYKEVGLPKDVANRFAVSAMTGTHGIGHTRMATESAVTTLGAHPFSTGADQCLVHNGSLSNHNSLRRHLRREGLTFETDNDTEVGAAYLTWKMQTGSTLGEALESSLEDLDGFFTFLVGTKDGFGVVRDPIACKPAVMAETDQYVAFGSEYRALVNLPGIEDARVWEPEPATVYFWTH, encoded by the coding sequence ATGTGTGGCATCGTCGGATTGTTCCTGAAAGACGCAGCGCTGCAACCGCGGCTGGGTGAAATGCTGACCGATATGCTGGTCACCATGTCGGACCGCGGGCCCGACAGCGCAGGCATCGCGATCTACGGGCCTGACGGCGCGAATGGGAAGTTGACCGTTCAATCTGAATCGCCCGACGCGGATTTCGCGACCCTGGCCGCTGATCTGGGAACCGCCATCGACGCCACGATCACGCTGCGCCGCAAGGATACCCATGCGGTCCTGGAAATGCCCGCCGACAAGATCAGCGCCGCACGGCAAGCCCTGGGCGAACTGAACCCGGCTCTGCGCGTGATGAGCGCCGGGGACACCATCGAGATTTACAAAGAGGTCGGCCTGCCCAAGGACGTGGCCAACCGTTTCGCGGTATCGGCGATGACCGGCACCCACGGCATCGGCCACACCCGCATGGCCACCGAAAGCGCGGTCACGACGCTTGGCGCGCACCCTTTTTCGACCGGCGCGGATCAATGCCTGGTCCACAACGGCAGCCTGTCGAACCACAACTCGCTGCGCCGCCACCTGCGCCGCGAGGGGCTGACGTTCGAGACCGACAACGACACCGAGGTCGGGGCCGCCTATCTGACCTGGAAAATGCAGACCGGCAGCACGCTGGGTGAAGCCTTGGAAAGCAGTCTGGAAGACCTCGACGGGTTCTTCACGTTTCTGGTCGGCACCAAGGATGGTTTCGGCGTCGTCCGCGACCCCATCGCCTGCAAACCCGCCGTGATGGCCGAGACGGATCAATACGTCGCCTTCGGCAGCGAATACCGCGCGCTGGTCAATCTGCCGGGGATCGAGGACGCGCGCGTCTGGGAACCCGAACCCGCCACCGTTTATTTCTGGACCCACTGA
- a CDS encoding protein GlxC, which translates to MQTFDLAEQGLRALNQTLHAQTGDTNQTVWEVVNAKGSHAIAVGLDAPIEVRVKGSTGYYCGGMNKQATVHIHGSAGPGVGENMMSGTIIVEGDASQYAGATGRGGLLVIKGNASSRCGISMKGIDIVVHGSIGHMSAFMAQSGNLVVLGDASDALGDSLYEARLFVRGSVKSLGADCVKKEMRAEHLEILADLLERSGADAKPEEFTRYGSARQLYNFNIDNASAY; encoded by the coding sequence ATGCAGACATTCGATCTGGCCGAACAGGGCCTGCGCGCCCTGAACCAAACGCTCCATGCGCAAACAGGCGACACCAACCAGACGGTGTGGGAGGTGGTGAACGCCAAAGGCAGCCACGCGATCGCCGTCGGCCTGGACGCACCGATCGAGGTGCGTGTGAAGGGCTCCACCGGGTATTACTGCGGCGGCATGAACAAGCAGGCGACGGTGCATATCCACGGCTCGGCCGGGCCGGGCGTGGGCGAAAACATGATGTCGGGCACGATCATCGTTGAAGGCGACGCCAGCCAATATGCCGGGGCCACCGGGCGTGGCGGGCTGCTGGTGATCAAGGGCAATGCCTCGTCCCGTTGCGGGATTTCGATGAAGGGGATCGATATCGTTGTGCATGGCTCCATCGGCCATATGAGCGCGTTCATGGCGCAATCGGGCAACCTGGTGGTGCTGGGCGATGCCAGCGATGCGCTGGGGGATTCGCTGTACGAAGCGCGATTGTTCGTGCGTGGTTCGGTCAAATCGCTGGGCGCCGATTGCGTGAAGAAAGAGATGCGGGCCGAACATCTGGAGATTCTGGCCGACCTGCTGGAACGCTCTGGCGCGGATGCGAAACCGGAAGAGTTCACGCGCTATGGCTCGGCCCGGCAGCTATATAATTTCAACATCGACAATGCGTCGGCTTACTGA
- a CDS encoding FMN-binding glutamate synthase family protein has protein sequence MDETPNTLPRQSATFTNEINSEIRRAAATGIYDIRGGGAKRRVPHFDDLLFLGASISRYPLEGYRETCDTSVTLGTRFASKPIKLDIPVTIAGMSFGALSGPAKEALGRGATLSGTSTTTGDGGMTEEERGHSKILVYQYLPSRYGMNPDDLRRADAIEIVVGQGAKPGGGGMLLGQKISDRVAEMRNLPKGIDQRSACRHPDWTGPDDLEIKILELREITNWEKPIYIKIGGARPYFDTTLAIKAGADVVVLDGMQGGTAATQDVFIEHVGQPTLACIRPAVQALQDLGMHRQVQLVVSGGIRHGADVAKALALGADAVAIGTAALVALGDNDPRWEDEYQKLGTTTGAYDDWHEGRDPAGITTQDPELAARFDPIAGGRRLANYLKVMTLEAQTIARACGKNHLHNLEPEDLCALTLEASAMTGVPLTGTNWVPGQGGF, from the coding sequence ATGGACGAAACACCAAACACCCTGCCCCGCCAGTCGGCCACCTTCACAAACGAGATCAATTCCGAGATCCGCCGCGCGGCGGCGACCGGCATCTATGACATTCGCGGCGGCGGCGCAAAACGCCGAGTACCGCATTTCGACGATCTGCTGTTCCTCGGCGCCTCGATCAGCCGCTATCCGCTAGAGGGGTATCGCGAGACCTGCGACACCAGCGTCACGTTGGGCACGCGCTTCGCCAGCAAGCCGATCAAGCTGGATATTCCGGTGACCATCGCGGGGATGAGCTTTGGCGCCCTGTCCGGCCCCGCGAAAGAGGCGCTGGGGCGCGGCGCGACGCTGTCGGGAACTTCGACCACCACGGGCGACGGTGGCATGACGGAAGAAGAACGCGGCCATTCCAAGATCCTGGTCTATCAGTATCTGCCCAGCCGCTATGGCATGAACCCGGACGATCTGCGCCGCGCCGATGCGATTGAAATCGTCGTCGGCCAGGGTGCAAAGCCCGGCGGCGGCGGCATGCTGCTGGGTCAGAAGATATCCGACCGGGTTGCCGAAATGCGCAACCTCCCCAAGGGTATCGACCAACGCTCGGCCTGTCGTCACCCGGACTGGACCGGGCCGGACGATCTGGAAATCAAGATCCTGGAACTGCGAGAGATCACAAATTGGGAAAAGCCGATCTATATCAAGATCGGCGGTGCGCGGCCCTATTTCGATACCACGCTGGCGATCAAGGCCGGGGCTGATGTTGTGGTGCTGGACGGGATGCAGGGCGGCACGGCGGCGACACAGGATGTCTTCATCGAACATGTCGGTCAGCCAACCCTCGCCTGTATCCGCCCCGCCGTACAGGCGCTGCAAGATCTGGGCATGCACCGGCAGGTACAACTGGTCGTCTCGGGCGGGATCCGCCACGGGGCCGATGTGGCCAAGGCGCTGGCATTGGGCGCGGATGCTGTGGCCATCGGCACCGCCGCACTGGTGGCCCTTGGCGACAATGATCCCCGGTGGGAAGATGAGTACCAAAAGCTTGGCACCACAACCGGGGCCTATGACGACTGGCACGAAGGGCGCGACCCGGCGGGCATCACCACGCAAGACCCGGAGCTTGCCGCTCGCTTTGATCCCATCGCGGGCGGACGGCGGCTGGCGAATTACCTGAAGGTGATGACATTGGAAGCGCAGACAATCGCACGCGCCTGTGGCAAGAACCATTTGCATAACCTGGAACCCGAAGACCTGTGTGCGCTGACGCTGGAGGCGTCGGCGATGACGGGCGTACCTTTGACCGGCACCAACTGGGTGCCCGGCCAAGGTGGGTTCTGA
- the glnT gene encoding type III glutamate--ammonia ligase — protein MPKDLAAWGKKNGVKYFMMSFTDLFGGQRAKLVPTQAIKDMQEDGAGFAGFATWLDMTPAHPDMLAVPDPDSVIQLPWKPDVAWVAANCVMEGEDVAQAPRNVLRRLIDEAAAEGMRVKTGIEAEFFLLTPDGSAISDEYDTAAKPCYDQQAVMRRYDVIAEICDHMLALGWGPYQNDHEDANGQFEMNFEFDDALATADKHSFFKFMTKSIAEKHGLRATFMPKPVEGLTGNGCHAHISVWDKTGKKNVFATKKGKGQTGELGLSEKGANFLGGIMKHASALAAITNPTVNSYKRINAPRTTSGATWAPNTVTWTGNNRTHMVRVPGPGRFELRLPDGAVNPYLLQAVIIAAGLDGVRTKADPGKRHDIDMYAEGHKVKGAPRLPLNMLDALRLYEKDKGLMTAMGDEFSAAYLKLKHAEWNDFTAHFSDWEKANTLDI, from the coding sequence ATGCCAAAAGACCTGGCCGCATGGGGCAAGAAGAACGGGGTTAAATACTTCATGATGTCTTTCACCGATCTGTTCGGTGGGCAGCGCGCCAAGCTGGTGCCAACGCAAGCCATCAAGGACATGCAGGAAGACGGCGCAGGCTTTGCAGGTTTCGCCACATGGCTGGATATGACACCTGCGCACCCCGATATGCTGGCCGTGCCCGACCCGGACTCGGTAATCCAACTGCCATGGAAACCCGATGTTGCCTGGGTTGCCGCCAATTGCGTGATGGAAGGCGAAGATGTCGCCCAGGCCCCCCGCAACGTTCTGCGTCGCCTGATCGACGAGGCCGCCGCCGAGGGCATGCGCGTCAAGACCGGGATCGAGGCGGAATTCTTCCTTCTGACCCCGGATGGCAGCGCGATTTCGGATGAATACGATACCGCCGCCAAGCCCTGCTATGACCAGCAGGCGGTGATGCGCCGCTATGACGTGATCGCCGAGATCTGCGACCATATGCTCGCCCTGGGCTGGGGCCCGTACCAGAACGACCATGAAGACGCGAATGGCCAGTTCGAGATGAACTTCGAATTCGACGACGCGCTGGCGACCGCCGACAAGCATTCATTCTTCAAGTTCATGACCAAGTCGATTGCCGAAAAGCACGGGCTGCGCGCGACCTTCATGCCCAAACCGGTCGAAGGCCTGACGGGCAATGGTTGCCATGCCCATATCTCGGTCTGGGACAAGACGGGCAAGAAAAACGTCTTTGCCACGAAGAAGGGCAAAGGCCAAACCGGAGAGCTGGGTCTGTCCGAAAAAGGCGCAAACTTCCTTGGCGGCATCATGAAACACGCCAGCGCGCTGGCGGCGATCACCAACCCGACGGTGAACTCCTACAAGCGGATCAACGCACCAAGGACGACCTCGGGCGCGACATGGGCGCCCAATACGGTGACATGGACCGGCAACAACCGCACGCATATGGTGCGCGTACCCGGGCCGGGGCGGTTTGAATTGCGCCTGCCGGACGGGGCGGTGAACCCCTATCTGTTGCAGGCCGTGATCATCGCGGCGGGCCTGGACGGGGTACGGACCAAGGCCGATCCGGGCAAACGGCACGACATCGACATGTATGCCGAAGGCCACAAGGTGAAGGGCGCCCCGCGCCTGCCGCTCAACATGCTGGACGCCCTGCGCCTTTATGAGAAGGACAAGGGGCTGATGACGGCGATGGGGGACGAGTTCTCGGCTGCCTACCTGAAGCTGAAGCATGCCGAGTGGAATGACTTCACCGCGCATTTCAGCGATTGGGAAAAAGCGAACACGCTGGACATCTAG
- a CDS encoding histidine phosphatase family protein, with protein MGELILIRHGQANTEARDEASYDQLSTLGHQQAVWLGQHFRDHGEVFDSVLCGSLNRHRETLAGMGDLGVDADVDARLNELDYFNLARALEDDHAVPMPETSEDFAAHLPQVMAAWHRAEIRGNEHFAEFEARIGAILNAVSQEGKRVLCVTSGGVIAMAIRLLLRLDTDGFSAVLLPIRNTSVHRVMVRPGGNILLGFNEIPHLNAPDRAHARTTV; from the coding sequence ATGGGCGAACTGATCCTTATCCGGCACGGCCAGGCGAATACCGAGGCGCGGGATGAAGCCTCCTACGACCAACTCAGCACGCTTGGCCATCAGCAGGCCGTTTGGCTGGGCCAGCATTTCCGCGACCATGGCGAGGTGTTTGACAGTGTCCTGTGCGGCAGTCTGAACCGGCACCGCGAAACACTGGCCGGGATGGGCGATCTTGGCGTCGACGCCGACGTTGACGCGCGCCTGAACGAGCTGGATTACTTCAATCTTGCCCGCGCGTTAGAAGATGACCACGCCGTCCCCATGCCGGAAACTTCGGAAGATTTCGCAGCGCATCTGCCTCAAGTGATGGCCGCCTGGCACCGGGCCGAGATTCGTGGCAACGAACATTTCGCCGAATTCGAAGCGCGGATCGGGGCGATCCTGAACGCCGTCTCGCAAGAAGGAAAGCGGGTGCTGTGCGTCACCTCGGGCGGGGTGATCGCGATGGCAATCCGGTTACTGCTAAGGTTGGATACCGACGGGTTCTCGGCCGTGCTGCTGCCGATACGGAACACCTCGGTGCATCGGGTGATGGTCCGGCCTGGTGGGAATATTCTGTTGGGATTCAACGAGATACCGCATCTGAACGCGCCAGATCGGGCGCATGCGCGCACCACGGTCTAA